One Leptospira bouyouniensis DNA window includes the following coding sequences:
- a CDS encoding diflavin oxidoreductase, with the protein MLSDEKRNRFLQLLKESTKDEWVWMSGYLSAITQASIGGSVDVSLNAPVSISSNDPSHGNLKAAPIQCSVVYGTETGNSKKLGTELVKKLKELGVQAKLKSTDTYKAKDLKEEEYLFVIVSTHGDGEPPQAAKPFIQILSDTKDSLSKVKFAVLGLGDTSYPLFCQTGIDVDNQLEKLGAERIHSLGKCDVDFELVSKPWMSELISKLNTISKTATTQSSKQTQSTATKPSSGGKVVYEGTVVTNLVLNDIGSTKSTRHIEIKSALPIDYLPGDSAGFLAYNREEEVNRILGLLQTDRETRVTYKGETWMLFDLLRKKVSIRFLPERVIQKYVTLAKKEIPSGKLDLDVLLTLYPADTKLEVQSLVDILEPIVPRYYSIASSPSAHGDDEVHLTVAEVEIETFTGIKSGFCSGFLSSLKEGDSVPFFIQRNNSFRLPSPDTDIVMIGPGTGIAPFRSFLFEREQSGGNGKNWLIFGERNFVSDFYYQSELLELMDTGVLHKLNTAFSRDTKEKVYVQDRMGENAAELLKWIENGAVIYLCGSKDPMSKDVDRKLIEILSERTFDIGKEASDYLKELEESGRYIKDVY; encoded by the coding sequence ATGTTATCCGATGAGAAGCGCAATCGATTTTTACAATTACTGAAAGAATCCACCAAAGACGAATGGGTGTGGATGTCGGGATACCTTTCTGCCATCACACAAGCAAGTATTGGGGGGAGTGTGGATGTTTCCCTAAATGCTCCTGTGAGTATTTCCTCGAATGACCCATCACACGGAAATCTAAAAGCAGCTCCCATCCAATGCAGTGTTGTGTATGGAACCGAAACTGGAAATTCCAAAAAGTTGGGAACAGAACTTGTTAAAAAATTAAAAGAACTTGGTGTCCAAGCAAAATTAAAGAGTACAGATACTTACAAGGCAAAAGACTTAAAAGAAGAAGAATATCTCTTCGTGATTGTTTCCACTCATGGTGACGGAGAACCTCCTCAAGCGGCAAAACCTTTCATCCAAATTTTATCCGATACCAAAGATTCGCTTTCAAAGGTAAAGTTCGCTGTACTCGGGTTAGGTGATACTAGCTACCCACTATTTTGCCAAACAGGGATTGATGTAGATAACCAATTAGAAAAACTCGGTGCGGAACGAATCCATTCCCTTGGAAAATGTGATGTCGATTTTGAGTTAGTATCAAAACCATGGATGTCTGAACTCATATCAAAACTCAATACAATTTCCAAAACGGCAACGACACAATCCTCGAAACAAACCCAATCAACTGCTACTAAACCAAGTTCAGGTGGAAAAGTTGTTTATGAAGGTACAGTTGTCACTAATCTTGTGTTAAACGACATTGGATCGACAAAGTCAACTCGTCATATCGAAATCAAATCTGCTCTTCCCATTGATTATTTGCCCGGTGATAGTGCTGGTTTTTTAGCATATAACCGAGAAGAAGAAGTGAATCGAATTTTGGGATTACTACAAACTGACAGAGAAACAAGAGTCACTTATAAAGGTGAAACTTGGATGTTGTTTGATTTACTCCGCAAAAAAGTTTCTATCCGTTTTTTACCAGAACGTGTTATCCAAAAGTATGTGACACTTGCAAAAAAGGAAATCCCATCTGGCAAGTTAGATTTAGATGTTCTTTTGACATTATACCCTGCTGACACAAAACTCGAAGTACAGTCCTTAGTTGATATTTTAGAACCCATAGTTCCTCGGTATTATTCTATTGCATCAAGTCCTTCTGCACATGGAGATGATGAAGTTCACCTAACCGTGGCTGAGGTTGAAATTGAAACTTTTACGGGTATAAAATCTGGATTTTGTTCAGGTTTCCTATCTTCATTAAAAGAAGGAGATAGTGTTCCTTTTTTTATACAAAGGAACAACTCATTTCGATTGCCAAGCCCTGATACGGATATTGTGATGATTGGTCCAGGTACAGGTATTGCACCGTTTCGAAGTTTTTTATTTGAAAGAGAGCAGTCTGGTGGGAATGGAAAAAATTGGTTAATTTTTGGAGAAAGGAACTTTGTCTCTGATTTTTATTACCAATCAGAACTGTTAGAACTAATGGACACCGGTGTATTACATAAATTGAATACAGCATTTTCACGGGATACAAAAGAAAAAGTATATGTCCAAGACAGAATGGGAGAAAATGCTGCGGAACTTTTGAAGTGGATTGAAAATGGAGCAGTCATTTACCTTTGCGGATCAAAAGATCCAATGAGTAAAGATGTTGATCGTAAATTAATCGAAATTTTATCCGAAAGAACTTTTGACATTGGAAAAGAAGCTTCAGATTATTTAAAAGAATTAGAAGAGTCTGGTCGTTACATAAAGGACGTTTACTGA
- a CDS encoding NADPH-dependent assimilatory sulfite reductase hemoprotein subunit: MAEAKKETLAEKVKRLSRGLRGTLVESLKDEHTGSLRSDDQLLLKFHGMYQQDDRDRRDERALKKLERLYSFMIRLRIPGGMIGPVHWEALHNVAGENSTGTIKITTRQTVQLHGILKSKIKPTIKAFDSVFLDSIAACGDVNRNVTCTSNPAASPLHKEVFGYAGEISRSLLPKTRAYYEIWLDENLLAEKEEPEDPLYKDVYLPRKFKIAIAIPPYNDVDLFTNDIGLIAIIENGQLLGFNVAVGGGLGTTHGNPDTYPRVGTVFGFIPKKDILRVVYEIVTVQRDFGNREDRKLSRLKYTLDRLGVEFYKREVEKRAGISFEAAKDFQFTTRSDDFGWKQDAAGNWHYTVFVENGRVCDEHGYNLKTALLEVSKTRRATFRFTCNQNLILSDIFPKDKDLIESILVKFGVHRKTAEVSPIRKNSIACVALNTCSLALAEAQRYLPSLIDKIEPLLSKHNLSDEPVSIRMTGCPNGCARPYISEIGLVGTSYGKYNLHLGADAEGYRLNKKFKEDLDESAILHELDGLFGRFSKERNGKESFGDFINRIGILN; this comes from the coding sequence ATGGCAGAAGCAAAAAAAGAAACTCTCGCAGAAAAAGTAAAAAGACTAAGCCGTGGACTTCGAGGTACTCTCGTTGAAAGTTTAAAAGACGAACATACAGGTTCTCTTCGTTCTGATGACCAACTCCTACTCAAATTCCATGGAATGTACCAACAAGATGACAGAGACAGAAGGGATGAACGTGCTCTTAAAAAATTAGAACGTTTGTATTCCTTTATGATTCGGCTTCGAATTCCTGGTGGAATGATTGGACCAGTCCATTGGGAAGCATTACATAATGTTGCTGGTGAAAATTCCACTGGAACAATCAAAATTACAACAAGGCAAACTGTCCAACTTCACGGTATCTTAAAGTCCAAAATCAAACCAACGATCAAAGCTTTTGATTCTGTGTTTTTAGATTCGATCGCTGCATGTGGTGATGTAAATCGTAATGTTACTTGTACATCGAATCCTGCAGCAAGCCCTCTCCACAAAGAAGTGTTTGGTTATGCCGGTGAGATCAGTCGATCCCTTTTACCTAAAACAAGAGCATATTATGAAATTTGGTTGGATGAAAATTTATTAGCAGAAAAGGAAGAACCTGAAGATCCTCTATACAAGGATGTTTATCTCCCTCGTAAGTTTAAAATTGCCATTGCAATCCCACCTTATAATGATGTGGACCTTTTTACCAATGATATTGGACTCATTGCGATCATTGAAAACGGGCAACTACTTGGATTTAACGTAGCTGTTGGAGGCGGACTTGGTACAACTCATGGAAACCCAGATACTTACCCAAGAGTTGGAACTGTTTTTGGTTTCATTCCTAAAAAAGACATATTAAGAGTTGTATATGAAATTGTCACAGTCCAAAGAGATTTTGGAAATAGAGAAGATCGAAAACTTTCTCGTTTAAAATATACACTAGATCGGTTAGGTGTTGAGTTTTACAAACGAGAAGTGGAAAAACGCGCTGGTATTAGTTTTGAAGCTGCAAAGGATTTCCAATTCACAACAAGGTCTGACGATTTTGGTTGGAAACAAGATGCAGCTGGGAACTGGCATTATACCGTTTTTGTCGAAAATGGAAGAGTATGTGACGAACATGGTTATAACTTAAAAACCGCTCTGCTTGAAGTTTCCAAGACAAGAAGAGCTACATTTCGTTTTACTTGTAACCAAAACTTAATTTTGTCTGATATTTTCCCAAAAGACAAAGATCTTATTGAATCAATCCTTGTGAAGTTTGGCGTGCATCGAAAAACAGCAGAAGTTTCTCCGATTCGAAAAAACTCCATCGCTTGTGTAGCTTTAAATACATGTTCGTTGGCGTTAGCGGAAGCACAAAGATACCTTCCAAGTCTTATCGATAAAATTGAACCACTACTATCAAAGCACAATTTATCTGATGAGCCAGTTTCCATCCGAATGACAGGTTGTCCCAATGGATGTGCAAGGCCATATATCTCTGAGATTGGACTTGTAGGTACCTCATATGGTAAGTATAATTTACACTTAGGTGCAGATGCTGAAGGTTATAGACTCAACAAAAAATTTAAAGAGGATTTAGATGAGTCTGCAATATTACATGAGTTAGATGGATTATTTGGAAGATTCTCAAAAGAAAGAAATGGAAAAGAGTCTTTTGGTGATTTCATCAATCGGATTGGGATCTTAAATTAG
- the cobA gene encoding uroporphyrinogen-III C-methyltransferase, whose protein sequence is MSSNKTEHGFVSFVSGGPGPIDLLTLRGKNRIESAEVILYDALLDPSFLDIFPESAQILYVGKRAKEHYRTQTEINTLLVEFAMKGKKVVRLKGGDASIFGRLSEEIHNLQNAGIPYEVIPGVSSVTTGAADLSLSLTVRGISRQIIILDGHTILEDERSWMGMENFPGTIVILMGSQKTKELAERLIQKGVNPSTPIALLENAGSQNVIFTTSTLAKTKLDGIEKKTKGPGILYVGEVVRPILTSDQSNTGLANFSTTTTEI, encoded by the coding sequence ATGTCCTCCAATAAGACAGAACATGGTTTTGTAAGTTTCGTGAGTGGTGGCCCAGGTCCCATCGACTTATTGACACTCCGTGGAAAAAATCGAATCGAATCGGCAGAAGTGATTCTCTATGATGCCCTACTTGATCCCAGTTTTTTAGATATTTTCCCTGAATCGGCACAAATCCTTTATGTCGGAAAACGAGCCAAAGAACACTACCGTACCCAAACAGAAATCAATACACTGCTCGTCGAATTTGCAATGAAAGGTAAAAAAGTGGTCCGACTCAAAGGGGGAGACGCATCCATCTTTGGCCGACTCTCGGAAGAAATCCATAACCTTCAAAACGCAGGCATTCCCTACGAAGTGATCCCTGGAGTGAGCTCTGTGACAACAGGAGCTGCCGATCTTTCCCTCTCGCTTACGGTAAGAGGGATATCTCGCCAAATCATCATCCTTGATGGACACACCATTTTAGAAGACGAACGAAGTTGGATGGGTATGGAAAATTTTCCGGGCACCATCGTCATCCTGATGGGAAGTCAAAAAACGAAGGAACTGGCAGAAAGGCTCATTCAAAAAGGAGTGAATCCTTCAACTCCAATTGCTCTTCTCGAAAATGCGGGGAGTCAAAATGTAATTTTTACAACCTCAACTCTCGCCAAAACTAAATTAGATGGTATCGAGAAAAAAACAAAAGGACCAGGAATCCTTTATGTTGGAGAAGTGGTTCGCCCAATTCTAACTAGCGATCAATCTAACACCGGACTTGCGAATTTTTCTACCACCACTACGGAAATTTAG
- the hemC gene encoding hydroxymethylbilane synthase, with protein MSKTIKIGGRSSLLSRIQIHTVTSALKEKNKNQIFETFFSESKGDKDLTTPLWQFAGRGIFTKDLQEDLLSHKLDIVIHSFKDMDLKERKDTTLIPILKREDVRDVLLFKKNKWINLPNEITILTSSPRREYHIKEFLKNYFPTPISNFEIKIESVRGNIQTRLRKYLDHESGGILVAKAALDRIVNFQDPSNLLPELKEVKQLIRETMNVSLFMVLPSSIFPSAPAQGTLCAEIRKEDKHLESMLAEISDLETKQTSNEEREILSRYGGGCHQKIGVTVLHRDYGKVSFIRGVTEDGQILQTKELSGSPNLTFSRDEVWPPNAKMAARQRERLTYSIPKDVDVFVSRGYAFPLDLSVNPSNQILWSAGLSTWKDLALRGFWVNGTCDGLGESEPPEIDSILGRKTKFVKLTHLDSDKHSSIYPVIPTYFVSAPEIPIPFDTSKIKAAYWRSGSEFDIVTKRYPELLNVIHFVGPGSTFRKIKHTLGEEGSKNKVFVSLSFESWVERYIKP; from the coding sequence TTGTCTAAAACAATCAAAATAGGAGGAAGATCCTCCCTACTCTCTCGTATCCAAATCCACACAGTCACGTCTGCTCTCAAAGAAAAAAACAAAAATCAAATTTTCGAAACTTTCTTTAGTGAATCAAAAGGTGATAAAGACCTTACAACTCCTTTATGGCAATTTGCCGGTAGGGGAATCTTTACGAAGGATTTACAAGAAGACTTACTCAGTCATAAATTAGATATAGTCATCCATTCATTTAAAGATATGGACCTAAAAGAAAGAAAGGATACAACACTTATCCCTATATTAAAGAGAGAAGATGTAAGAGATGTTTTACTCTTTAAAAAAAACAAGTGGATCAATTTACCCAATGAAATTACAATTTTAACTTCTTCGCCTAGAAGAGAATACCACATCAAAGAATTTTTAAAGAACTACTTTCCAACTCCCATCAGTAACTTTGAAATCAAAATCGAATCAGTTCGTGGGAACATCCAAACAAGACTACGCAAATACTTAGACCATGAATCTGGTGGCATTCTAGTAGCAAAAGCTGCCTTAGACCGAATCGTAAACTTCCAAGATCCAAGCAATTTGTTGCCTGAACTAAAAGAAGTTAAACAGCTCATAAGGGAAACGATGAATGTTTCTTTATTTATGGTATTACCCTCATCTATTTTTCCAAGTGCCCCTGCACAAGGAACATTATGTGCTGAGATCAGAAAAGAAGACAAACACCTCGAATCCATGTTAGCTGAAATTTCAGATTTGGAAACCAAACAAACCTCAAACGAAGAACGAGAAATTTTATCTCGTTACGGTGGAGGATGCCATCAAAAAATTGGAGTGACTGTATTACATAGAGATTATGGCAAAGTTTCTTTCATTCGAGGGGTAACCGAAGATGGTCAAATTTTGCAGACGAAAGAACTATCCGGAAGCCCTAATTTAACATTTTCCAGAGACGAGGTATGGCCACCTAACGCAAAAATGGCGGCAAGACAGAGAGAGCGATTAACCTACTCCATTCCCAAGGATGTTGATGTCTTTGTATCAAGAGGTTACGCCTTTCCATTAGATTTATCGGTAAATCCAAGTAATCAAATCCTTTGGTCAGCAGGTCTTTCCACTTGGAAAGACTTAGCACTTCGTGGCTTTTGGGTGAATGGTACTTGCGATGGACTTGGGGAAAGTGAACCTCCTGAGATTGATTCCATTTTGGGAAGGAAAACCAAGTTTGTCAAACTTACACATTTGGATTCAGACAAACACTCGAGTATTTATCCAGTGATTCCCACCTACTTTGTTTCTGCTCCTGAAATTCCAATCCCCTTTGATACTTCCAAAATCAAAGCAGCTTACTGGCGGAGTGGATCAGAATTCGACATCGTTACCAAACGATACCCAGAATTATTAAATGTAATTCATTTCGTAGGACCAGGATCAACATTTCGTAAAATCAAACACACGCTAGGCGAAGAAGGCTCCAAAAACAAAGTATTTGTTTCTTTATCTTTTGAATCTTGGGTCGAGAGGTACATCAAACCATGA
- a CDS encoding LBF_1134 family protein, translating to MKRIPQTLFFCLLFCACAGGNIKIKIKPDLSGDLVIYQKTITKKQKGIFLGSGLTDTGELEITLKERSYQFGNYTHMLPPGFRFIQFTEDQTTEIQLAIDTSKDSPLLKALQINRNEISSILSEAKLRDDLLRFNTLVEFIQFEVHFPFPIQKVKFLDPRTAGEWTVRLDTNKTMIVNIPLHAVWAGEHALTVVQIFPE from the coding sequence ATGAAACGGATACCACAAACCTTATTTTTCTGCCTATTGTTTTGTGCCTGCGCCGGTGGGAATATCAAAATAAAGATCAAACCTGATCTTTCAGGTGACTTAGTCATTTATCAAAAAACAATTACGAAGAAACAAAAGGGAATTTTTTTGGGTTCTGGTCTTACCGATACAGGGGAGTTGGAGATCACCCTAAAAGAAAGATCATACCAATTTGGGAACTACACCCATATGTTGCCTCCGGGCTTTCGGTTCATCCAGTTCACAGAAGACCAAACAACCGAAATCCAATTAGCCATTGATACGAGCAAAGATTCACCTTTGTTAAAAGCACTTCAAATCAACCGAAACGAGATCAGTTCTATACTTTCAGAAGCCAAATTACGTGATGACCTGCTTCGTTTTAATACATTGGTTGAATTCATCCAATTTGAAGTACATTTTCCATTTCCCATCCAGAAAGTGAAATTTTTAGATCCGAGAACCGCTGGTGAGTGGACAGTGCGATTGGATACTAACAAAACAATGATTGTAAATATTCCCTTACATGCAGTTTGGGCTGGCGAACATGCGTTAACAGTCGTTCAAATTTTCCCTGAATGA
- a CDS encoding bile acid:sodium symporter family protein — translation MDINGVRLNFNKESVYLINALVGFIMFGVALELKLQDFRLLFRNPKPAIIGLVSQYLLLPIATLLIIWVLNPHPGLALGMVLVAACPGGNMSNFFTHLAKGNLALSVSLTTFSSTFAFLLTPIGFFFWGNILPITRSYLKSISVSPIEILVSITILLVVPLLLGIFFQIRFPKLTHSVKRVVQRISILLLAFFIIGALLTNWKFFKEYIHLLFGLVFLMNLAGLSIGYYFAKLFQLPKSDRKTISIETGIQNSSLGLAIVFSFFDGLGGMAMICAWWGIWHLVAGAIIATYWNQTSKLGS, via the coding sequence ATGGATATCAATGGAGTTCGACTTAATTTTAACAAAGAATCCGTTTATCTTATCAATGCATTGGTTGGATTTATTATGTTTGGAGTCGCATTGGAATTAAAACTCCAAGACTTCCGTCTCCTCTTCCGAAATCCTAAACCAGCGATTATTGGTCTTGTCAGTCAATACTTACTGTTGCCGATAGCGACTCTTCTTATCATTTGGGTACTGAATCCACATCCAGGCCTAGCTTTGGGAATGGTCCTTGTAGCCGCTTGCCCAGGTGGAAATATGTCGAATTTTTTCACACATTTGGCGAAAGGTAATTTGGCCCTTTCAGTGAGTCTTACAACTTTTTCTTCGACCTTTGCCTTTCTATTGACTCCTATCGGATTTTTCTTTTGGGGAAATATCCTTCCGATCACTAGGAGTTATCTTAAATCGATCTCTGTCAGTCCAATCGAGATTTTAGTTTCCATTACAATACTGCTCGTTGTTCCCCTACTACTTGGAATCTTTTTTCAAATACGATTTCCTAAACTCACTCATTCTGTGAAACGTGTCGTACAAAGGATCTCCATTTTGTTACTTGCATTTTTTATCATCGGTGCCCTGCTAACAAATTGGAAATTTTTCAAAGAATACATTCACCTGCTATTCGGACTTGTATTCCTTATGAATTTAGCAGGACTTTCGATCGGATATTACTTTGCAAAATTATTTCAGTTACCGAAGAGCGATCGGAAAACAATCTCAATCGAAACCGGAATTCAAAATTCTAGTTTAGGTCTTGCCATTGTTTTTAGTTTCTTTGATGGTCTAGGTGGGATGGCGATGATTTGTGCTTGGTGGGGAATTTGGCACCTAGTTGCAGGTGCCATCATTGCTACTTACTGGAATCAAACTTCCAAATTGGGATCCTAA
- the msrB gene encoding peptide-methionine (R)-S-oxide reductase MsrB — protein sequence MENKNWKELLTPLQYQVTREKGTERPFTGEYYAHKEKGTYLCVCCGEKLFSSESKYDSGSGWPSYYEPIRSEVIATGTDKSHGMVRTEIQCQNCGAHLGHVFPDGPKPTGLRYCVNSASLKFQKSE from the coding sequence ATGGAAAATAAAAATTGGAAGGAGTTACTCACACCACTTCAATACCAAGTGACTCGAGAAAAAGGCACCGAACGGCCGTTTACTGGTGAGTATTATGCTCACAAAGAAAAAGGTACATACCTCTGTGTATGTTGTGGGGAAAAATTGTTTTCCTCTGAATCTAAATATGATTCTGGGAGTGGTTGGCCGAGTTATTATGAACCCATTCGATCTGAAGTGATCGCAACAGGAACAGACAAGTCACATGGAATGGTTCGTACGGAAATCCAGTGCCAAAATTGTGGCGCTCACTTAGGGCATGTATTCCCTGATGGTCCGAAACCAACTGGACTTCGTTATTGTGTCAATTCTGCTTCCCTCAAATTTCAAAAGTCAGAGTAA
- a CDS encoding glutamyl-tRNA reductase, with translation MWSNLILLHSTDPIVQPLDDSRLEVWQTCQRSLVFTDKRIFPIETSDRFLNGWEVYHGFDAYRFLLEVVSGLRSKLFGESEIQAQFRDRFREENTCGSNFAVSLLRLRDQILEHTKQIRSKYLTGIGRQTYGSITESYLQNHNEVTLLGTGKLVDSILPYLVSKQKQIRLIGRNQNRLEELKNSFPIKTFHWEDYKPGNEAIVIASSFLPFNWDEMIHSASLILDFREQSPKNHGYRHYIPLTQILNDLSDTDEQIQNVKMDLQYYLTELTREREEEQIHIMNGWEDLLV, from the coding sequence ATGTGGTCAAACCTGATTCTACTCCATTCGACTGATCCCATTGTCCAACCTTTAGACGATTCGCGCCTAGAGGTTTGGCAAACTTGTCAAAGGTCTCTTGTATTCACAGACAAAAGGATTTTTCCAATCGAGACATCAGATCGATTTTTAAATGGATGGGAAGTTTACCATGGGTTTGATGCTTATCGATTTTTATTAGAAGTGGTTTCTGGCTTACGTTCCAAATTATTCGGTGAATCCGAAATCCAAGCTCAGTTTCGTGATCGTTTTCGAGAAGAAAATACATGTGGATCCAATTTTGCAGTTTCCCTACTCCGCTTGCGAGACCAAATCTTAGAACACACCAAACAAATTCGGTCCAAATACTTAACTGGGATCGGTAGACAAACATATGGAAGTATCACCGAATCTTATCTACAAAACCATAATGAAGTAACACTACTTGGCACCGGAAAACTAGTTGATTCGATTTTACCGTATTTAGTGTCCAAACAAAAACAAATTCGATTGATTGGAAGAAACCAAAATCGGCTAGAAGAATTAAAAAATAGTTTTCCTATCAAAACTTTTCATTGGGAAGATTATAAACCTGGAAACGAAGCCATTGTCATTGCATCAAGTTTTTTACCGTTTAACTGGGATGAGATGATCCACTCTGCTTCCCTCATTCTAGACTTCAGAGAACAATCTCCAAAAAATCATGGATACCGACATTATATTCCTCTCACTCAAATCTTAAACGATTTATCAGATACTGACGAACAAATCCAAAACGTTAAAATGGACTTACAATACTATCTTACGGAACTCACTAGGGAACGGGAGGAAGAACAAATACATATTATGAATGGATGGGAAGACTTACTTGTCTAA
- a CDS encoding precorrin-2 dehydrogenase/sirohydrochlorin ferrochelatase family protein — protein sequence MDTKKYPIFLNLEGRNILIVGGGNACLEKLIGLEFTGANLHLISISYNEDVQKFLQKYPQIKTETRPVTEDDLNHRDIIFLATSDPETNKKYRALAKSKGIWVNSVDDPKNCDFYSSSTVSIGPIQFAISTDGMFAGVSSTLRKLFEETLPEEDHELLETIFVMRRNLKELLPNQEERRKVLKDVIHKLNSEYFHKT from the coding sequence ATGGACACAAAAAAATATCCTATCTTTCTGAATTTAGAAGGAAGGAACATTCTCATAGTTGGTGGTGGGAATGCATGTTTAGAAAAATTGATAGGACTGGAATTCACAGGTGCAAATCTACATTTGATTTCTATTTCCTATAACGAAGATGTCCAAAAGTTTTTACAAAAATACCCGCAGATCAAAACAGAGACTAGGCCTGTCACAGAAGATGATTTGAATCATCGTGATATCATATTCTTAGCTACTAGTGACCCTGAAACCAACAAGAAGTATCGTGCTCTTGCTAAATCAAAAGGGATTTGGGTAAATTCTGTGGACGATCCCAAAAACTGTGATTTTTATTCTTCATCCACAGTTTCAATAGGCCCAATTCAGTTTGCTATTTCAACAGATGGAATGTTCGCAGGAGTTTCTTCCACATTACGAAAGTTATTTGAAGAAACCCTTCCTGAAGAAGACCATGAGCTACTGGAGACAATATTTGTTATGAGGCGAAACCTAAAAGAACTTTTGCCAAACCAAGAAGAAAGAAGAAAGGTTCTTAAAGATGTCATCCATAAACTAAATTCTGAATACTTTCACAAAACTTAA
- a CDS encoding LEPBI_I1174 family sigma 54-regulated protein has product MKFYQIALFFIISIGLWADPSLDQSVDEILNHTRLSRIPLVIADLETRSQHKMETGDLVSARDDLKKAILLKQSIGMKETEGNAHLLFQMAKLETKLGHSCEALHYTSLANQIVKRVGIRSESLVLSKGKETTVKKWETCEEVSWLQE; this is encoded by the coding sequence ATGAAGTTTTACCAGATCGCTTTATTTTTCATCATTTCCATTGGTTTGTGGGCAGATCCAAGTTTGGACCAGTCAGTTGATGAAATCTTAAATCACACAAGGCTTTCTCGGATTCCGCTAGTAATCGCAGATTTGGAAACAAGATCCCAACATAAAATGGAAACAGGAGATTTAGTTTCTGCAAGGGATGATTTAAAAAAAGCAATTTTACTCAAACAATCGATTGGCATGAAAGAAACAGAGGGGAATGCACATCTTTTATTCCAAATGGCAAAATTGGAAACCAAATTAGGCCATAGTTGTGAAGCACTCCATTACACTTCCCTTGCCAATCAAATCGTAAAACGAGTAGGAATCCGTTCTGAATCCCTAGTCCTATCCAAAGGCAAAGAAACAACTGTAAAAAAATGGGAGACTTGTGAAGAAGTTTCCTGGTTGCAAGAATAG